A section of the Prochlorococcus marinus XMU1402 genome encodes:
- the gatB gene encoding Asp-tRNA(Asn)/Glu-tRNA(Gln) amidotransferase subunit GatB encodes MNNLESWEAVIGLETHVQLNTKSKIFTSASTAFGDAPNTHIDPVVCGLPGTLPVLNETVLEYAVKTSLALNLNVAEHCKFDRKQYFYPDLPKNYQISQFDEPLAENGWLEVEIIEKDKEPYIKKIGIERLHMEEDAGKLVHSGSDRLAGSKYSLVDYNRAGIALCEIVSKPDIRSGKEASEYASEIRRTVRYLGVSDGNMQEGSLRCDVNISVRKGPNAPFGTKVEIKNMNSFSAIQKACDYEIARQIEVYENGGKIFQETRLWDEAKQLTKSMRLKEGSSDYRYFPDPDLGPIEITKAQQEIWFKELPELPSKKRNKYINQFGLSAYDARVISDEISMANFFEETVANGADAKLASNWVTTDIVGYLKSNKLSFSDLKLSPENLAEMISMISKNIISGKIAKEILPELIQTNISPKKLVEEKGLAMISDSSSILPIIDELINEHPNEVQSFKNGKTKLLGFFVGQLMKRTKGKADPKLANKLLMEKLNS; translated from the coding sequence ATGAACAATTTGGAATCTTGGGAAGCTGTGATTGGTTTGGAAACTCATGTCCAGCTTAATACGAAAAGTAAAATATTCACATCTGCGTCAACAGCTTTTGGTGATGCACCTAATACGCATATAGATCCTGTAGTTTGTGGGTTACCAGGAACTCTTCCAGTTCTGAATGAGACTGTTCTTGAGTACGCTGTAAAAACTTCGTTAGCATTAAATTTAAACGTTGCAGAACATTGTAAATTTGATAGAAAACAATATTTTTATCCTGACCTGCCTAAAAATTATCAAATTTCACAATTTGATGAGCCACTAGCTGAAAATGGTTGGTTAGAGGTTGAAATAATTGAAAAGGACAAAGAACCTTATATCAAAAAAATTGGTATAGAAAGGCTACATATGGAAGAAGACGCCGGAAAACTAGTCCATTCAGGAAGTGATAGATTAGCTGGCTCTAAGTATTCTTTAGTTGATTACAATCGTGCCGGAATAGCACTTTGTGAGATTGTAAGTAAACCAGATATTAGATCAGGTAAAGAGGCATCTGAATATGCTTCAGAGATCAGAAGAACAGTTAGATATCTAGGGGTATCAGACGGAAATATGCAAGAGGGTTCATTACGCTGTGATGTCAATATTTCAGTTAGAAAAGGACCTAATGCTCCTTTTGGTACCAAAGTGGAAATAAAAAATATGAATTCATTTTCTGCCATTCAAAAGGCTTGTGATTATGAAATAGCCAGACAAATAGAAGTTTATGAAAATGGAGGAAAAATTTTCCAAGAAACAAGGTTATGGGATGAAGCTAAGCAATTAACGAAAAGTATGAGATTAAAAGAGGGTAGCAGTGACTATAGATATTTTCCTGATCCTGATTTAGGTCCAATTGAAATAACAAAAGCCCAACAAGAAATATGGTTTAAAGAACTACCAGAATTACCTTCAAAGAAAAGAAATAAATACATAAATCAATTTGGATTGTCTGCATATGATGCAAGGGTAATTTCTGATGAAATAAGCATGGCAAACTTTTTTGAAGAAACAGTAGCAAATGGTGCCGATGCCAAACTAGCTTCAAATTGGGTAACAACTGATATTGTGGGCTATTTAAAATCAAACAAACTAAGTTTTAGTGACCTAAAGCTTAGTCCTGAAAATCTTGCCGAAATGATTAGCATGATTTCAAAAAATATAATTAGTGGAAAAATTGCAAAAGAAATTCTACCTGAACTTATTCAAACAAATATTTCTCCGAAAAAATTAGTTGAAGAAAAAGGGTTGGCAATGATTTCTGATTCTTCAAGTATTTTACCAATAATTGATGAACTTATAAATGAACATCCAAATGAAGTTCAATCATTTAAAAATGGCAAAACTAAGTTACTTGGTTTTTTTGTTGGTCAACTTATGAAAAGAACAAAAGGTAAAGCTGATCCCAAACTTGCAAATAAACTTCTTATGGAAAAATTAAATAGCTAA
- the thiO gene encoding glycine oxidase ThiO — protein MAQETKNSILIIGGGLLGLSIAYEFSRNNFKVLVLSKNRNESAGFVAAGMLATHAEGLEDELLKFGQESQNLIPKWIQSIEQDSNIKCGLKKCGIVVPFKNKEDLEEFPTYEYGKYLNHKDLQTEINGMNSIWKHGLLFEQDGQIDNRRKLMRALERACSLHGVEFQEGSEVEDLTFEKNKITGATVLSATGEIKKINCEKAIICSGAWSKKIFNKIPVFPVKGQMLSIQGPTNFLKRVIFGPTTYLVPRDDGLIIVGATVEKDSKFNQGNTPNGIKQLQEGIRSLLPEAINWPQMEHWWGFRPCTPDLKPIIGKSKIENLFIATGHYRNGVLFSAITSDLLLKIVQNKNLKEIEKSFLKKFSLDRFVI, from the coding sequence ATGGCACAAGAAACCAAAAATTCAATATTAATCATTGGCGGTGGACTTTTAGGTTTATCTATTGCTTATGAATTTTCTAGAAATAACTTCAAAGTTTTAGTTTTAAGCAAAAACAGAAATGAATCAGCTGGATTTGTTGCTGCAGGAATGTTAGCTACTCATGCCGAAGGGCTGGAAGATGAATTACTAAAATTTGGCCAAGAAAGTCAAAATCTAATTCCAAAGTGGATACAAAGTATTGAACAAGACAGTAATATTAAATGTGGTTTAAAAAAATGTGGCATAGTAGTTCCTTTTAAAAACAAAGAAGATCTTGAAGAGTTTCCCACTTATGAATATGGAAAATATTTAAATCACAAAGATCTTCAAACAGAAATTAATGGAATGAATTCTATTTGGAAACATGGTTTACTTTTTGAACAAGATGGTCAAATAGATAATCGAAGAAAACTGATGCGTGCTCTTGAGAGAGCATGCTCCTTGCATGGAGTCGAATTTCAAGAAGGATCAGAAGTAGAGGATTTGACATTCGAAAAAAACAAAATTACAGGTGCAACAGTTTTAAGTGCCACTGGGGAAATAAAAAAAATTAACTGCGAAAAAGCAATTATATGCAGCGGTGCTTGGAGTAAAAAAATTTTTAATAAGATTCCAGTCTTTCCTGTAAAGGGACAAATGCTATCAATACAAGGTCCAACAAATTTTTTGAAAAGGGTTATTTTTGGTCCAACAACTTATCTAGTTCCACGTGATGATGGACTCATTATAGTTGGAGCTACTGTTGAAAAAGATTCAAAATTTAATCAGGGTAATACTCCTAATGGAATAAAACAACTGCAAGAAGGCATTCGCTCCTTATTACCAGAAGCTATTAATTGGCCACAAATGGAACATTGGTGGGGATTTAGACCTTGCACACCAGATCTAAAACCAATAATTGGAAAATCAAAAATTGAAAATCTTTTTATAGCTACAGGACATTACAGAAATGGAGTTTTATTTTCTGCAATAACAAGTGATCTTCTTTTGAAAATAGTTCAAAATAAAAATCTCAAAGAAATAGAAAAAAGCTTTTTAAAAAAATTTAGTTTAGATAGATTTGTGATTTAA
- the argJ gene encoding bifunctional glutamate N-acetyltransferase/amino-acid acetyltransferase ArgJ, whose product MNQLDSNWSFVDDSNVTPKGFLFAGISAGLKASNKKDLALILAPKGSVFSGMFTQSIVRASCVDICEERIKTTSGFVRAILINSGQANACTGNLGIQHFQIATGKIAELLGINEEEVLMCSTGVIGVPIKINDLVKNLPNLVGDLKGNNFQNAAEAILTTDLTLKKVSIETIIQGRKIKIAGFAKGSGMIYPNMATMLAFLTCDAGIQKEEWDKMIAIAVKKSFNAISVDGETSTNDSFVGINAGEKIEKRFFPIIQQGIDIVCQNLAKNIARDGEGANCLLEVLVQGAKNKDDAITLAKSICNSALVKTAIHGCDPNWGRIISAAGNSGVKFNLNDVDLYIGNAQILQNGKLHKYDPQTVTDYIKSRMKGRYLVDDIVKIMINLNSGESKGTAWGCDLSKKYVEINSEYTT is encoded by the coding sequence TTGAACCAGTTAGATTCCAATTGGTCTTTTGTAGATGACAGTAACGTAACACCCAAGGGTTTTCTTTTTGCTGGGATATCTGCTGGTTTAAAAGCCTCTAATAAAAAAGATTTAGCACTAATACTCGCTCCAAAAGGAAGTGTTTTTAGTGGGATGTTTACCCAATCAATAGTTCGCGCTTCTTGTGTGGATATTTGTGAGGAAAGGATTAAAACAACTTCAGGTTTTGTAAGAGCAATACTAATTAATTCTGGTCAAGCAAATGCATGTACAGGAAATCTTGGTATTCAACATTTTCAAATTGCTACAGGAAAGATTGCAGAACTTTTAGGAATAAACGAAGAAGAAGTTTTAATGTGCTCGACTGGTGTAATTGGTGTTCCAATAAAAATAAATGATTTAGTAAAAAATTTACCGAATTTAGTTGGTGATTTAAAGGGTAATAATTTTCAAAATGCAGCAGAAGCAATTTTAACTACTGATTTGACTTTGAAAAAAGTGTCAATAGAGACGATTATTCAAGGTAGAAAAATAAAAATAGCAGGATTTGCAAAAGGTTCAGGAATGATTTACCCCAACATGGCTACTATGCTTGCTTTTTTAACCTGTGATGCGGGAATTCAAAAAGAAGAATGGGACAAAATGATTGCTATTGCGGTTAAAAAATCTTTTAATGCAATATCAGTTGATGGAGAGACAAGCACAAATGATTCTTTTGTTGGAATAAATGCAGGAGAGAAAATTGAAAAAAGGTTTTTTCCAATTATCCAACAAGGCATTGATATTGTATGTCAGAACTTGGCAAAAAATATTGCAAGGGATGGAGAGGGAGCAAATTGTTTGTTAGAAGTTTTGGTTCAAGGAGCAAAAAATAAAGATGATGCAATTACGCTTGCGAAATCTATTTGTAATTCTGCCTTGGTAAAAACTGCGATACATGGTTGTGATCCCAATTGGGGACGAATCATTTCTGCTGCAGGTAATTCTGGAGTTAAATTTAATTTAAATGACGTTGACTTGTATATAGGAAACGCTCAGATTTTGCAAAACGGTAAGTTACATAAATATGATCCACAAACAGTCACAGACTATATTAAGTCCAGAATGAAAGGTAGATATTTAGTAGATGATATTGTAAAAATTATGATTAATCTAAATTCTGGCGAATCGAAAGGCACAGCTTGGGGGTGCGACCTTTCTAAAAAGTATGTTGAAATAAATAGCGAATATACTACTTAA
- a CDS encoding aldo/keto reductase, producing the protein MKKRIGLGTWSWGNKLFWNYQSTNDDDLRETYNEALRRGFDLIDTADSYGTGNLQGRSELLIGKFLLNTPSAKKKRIQVATKLAPYPWRIGKRGFNKPFLKSLERLNNKLDIVQLHWSTAKYNPWQELGLLNNLCDLKDEGFDFQIGLSNIGPKRLMKLINFLAKRDQSLKSVQIQFSLLAPDLEKQYQVKKICEENNIDFFAYSPLSFGILCIDPDKEDNREKSFIRNALFEKYKKPTYELRRCLKKIANQRSVSQAQVAINWCCYQGAIPLVGMRKKSQVIDVSNVLKWNLNKREFKVLQEFSKKCLKKMPKNPFSSI; encoded by the coding sequence GTGAAGAAAAGAATTGGATTAGGTACGTGGTCTTGGGGGAATAAGCTTTTCTGGAATTACCAATCTACAAATGACGATGATTTACGTGAGACATATAATGAAGCGTTACGAAGAGGTTTCGATCTAATTGATACTGCAGATTCTTACGGTACTGGTAATCTTCAGGGTAGAAGTGAATTGTTGATAGGAAAATTTTTACTAAATACTCCTTCAGCAAAGAAAAAAAGAATTCAAGTAGCAACCAAACTTGCACCTTATCCCTGGAGAATAGGAAAAAGAGGTTTTAATAAACCTTTTTTGAAAAGTTTAGAAAGACTTAATAACAAATTAGACATAGTGCAATTACATTGGTCAACTGCAAAATACAATCCTTGGCAGGAATTAGGTCTGTTGAATAATCTTTGCGATTTAAAAGATGAAGGCTTTGATTTTCAAATAGGCTTATCAAATATAGGCCCTAAAAGATTGATGAAATTAATTAATTTCTTAGCAAAAAGAGATCAGAGCCTAAAGAGTGTTCAAATACAGTTTTCTTTGCTTGCTCCCGATTTAGAAAAACAATATCAGGTAAAAAAAATTTGCGAAGAAAATAATATTGATTTCTTTGCTTATAGTCCTTTGTCCTTTGGAATACTTTGTATTGATCCAGATAAAGAGGATAATAGAGAAAAAAGTTTTATTCGCAATGCATTATTTGAAAAATATAAAAAACCAACATATGAATTGAGGAGGTGTTTAAAAAAAATTGCAAATCAAAGATCAGTTTCCCAAGCGCAAGTAGCAATTAATTGGTGTTGTTATCAAGGAGCTATTCCACTCGTTGGGATGAGAAAAAAATCTCAAGTTATAGATGTATCGAATGTATTAAAGTGGAATTTAAATAAACGTGAATTTAAAGTACTTCAGGAATTTTCAAAAAAATGTTTAAAAAAAATGCCTAAAAATCCTTTTTCAAGCATTTAA
- a CDS encoding phage holin family protein: protein MEKPKNKNFANTASRISAIASSVMDLHVRIALQEVDREKRRLISGGIFLAIGSTLLLLVLICIHIIFYLFLAKYNNWNIEYNLLLIIFIDLFLAGLSLKLGGKLAKGPYLPQTLEGLGKTTKAVLGKK from the coding sequence ATGGAAAAACCAAAAAATAAAAACTTTGCAAATACAGCCTCCAGAATTTCAGCCATCGCAAGTTCAGTGATGGATTTGCATGTCAGAATAGCTCTTCAAGAAGTAGATAGAGAAAAAAGAAGATTAATTAGTGGTGGAATATTTTTAGCAATTGGCAGCACATTATTATTATTAGTACTAATTTGCATCCATATTATTTTTTATCTTTTTCTAGCGAAATATAATAACTGGAATATTGAATATAATTTATTACTAATAATATTTATCGATTTATTTCTAGCAGGCCTAAGTTTGAAGCTTGGAGGAAAATTAGCCAAAGGACCATATCTTCCTCAAACATTAGAAGGTTTAGGCAAAACAACAAAGGCCGTTTTAGGCAAAAAATAA
- a CDS encoding THUMP domain-containing class I SAM-dependent RNA methyltransferase, with translation MNVVASSPEGLEKSLAEEISNLGGFNINTYKRFINFECDFETFYRVHFYSRLAFRFYREIASFNCYDKQSLYAGVRDSFDWLHWLHFDKTFNVQVTGRTSSLSHTHFTALEVKNSITDLQQAVWNKRSNISLDNPDFIIHLHLNNNKAILSLQSSVESLHKRGYRPAIGYAPLKENLASGLINMTQWNGKVPLIDFMCGSGTFLIEAVNQFLGVPINIDQVYLFENWLDFRQDIFLNEKNKAKNKIINYEKLPTIIGCEINEKVFEQANLNISLAGLENYIELINNDFLELQLSCTPGIIICNPPYGKKLGDENELISLYEQMGIFLKNNFSDWEFWLLSGNPKLTKYLKMKSSLKIPVSNGGIDCRWIKYLIR, from the coding sequence ATGAATGTAGTGGCATCATCTCCGGAAGGACTAGAGAAATCTTTAGCAGAAGAAATTTCAAATTTAGGCGGCTTTAATATTAATACTTATAAAAGATTTATTAATTTTGAATGTGATTTTGAAACTTTTTATAGAGTTCATTTCTATTCCAGATTAGCTTTTCGTTTTTATAGAGAAATTGCAAGTTTTAATTGCTATGACAAGCAATCTTTATATGCGGGGGTAAGAGATTCATTTGATTGGTTACATTGGTTGCACTTTGATAAAACGTTTAATGTTCAAGTTACTGGGAGAACATCTTCTTTAAGTCATACTCATTTCACTGCTCTTGAAGTAAAAAATTCTATAACTGATTTGCAACAGGCAGTTTGGAATAAAAGATCAAATATTTCTCTAGATAATCCTGATTTTATAATTCATCTGCATTTAAATAATAATAAAGCAATTCTTAGTCTTCAAAGCAGCGTAGAAAGCTTACATAAAAGAGGCTATAGACCCGCAATTGGGTATGCTCCGTTAAAAGAAAATTTAGCTTCTGGATTGATAAATATGACTCAATGGAATGGCAAAGTTCCATTAATAGATTTTATGTGTGGTTCGGGTACTTTTTTAATTGAGGCAGTCAATCAATTCCTTGGAGTCCCCATAAATATTGATCAGGTATATCTTTTTGAAAATTGGTTAGACTTTAGGCAAGATATTTTTCTTAATGAAAAAAATAAAGCAAAAAATAAAATTATAAATTATGAAAAATTACCAACAATAATAGGGTGTGAAATTAATGAAAAGGTCTTTGAGCAGGCGAATCTAAACATATCATTAGCTGGACTCGAGAATTATATTGAGCTTATAAATAATGATTTTTTAGAACTCCAATTAAGTTGCACACCTGGGATCATCATATGTAATCCTCCATACGGCAAAAAATTAGGCGATGAAAATGAATTGATTAGTTTATATGAACAAATGGGAATCTTTCTAAAGAACAATTTTTCAGATTGGGAATTTTGGCTCCTAAGTGGAAATCCAAAACTAACAAAATATTTGAAAATGAAATCTTCATTGAAAATTCCTGTTAGTAATGGGGGGATAGATTGTAGATGGATAAAATATTTAATTAGGTAA
- a CDS encoding ParA family protein: protein MFITVCGQKGGVAKTCTSIHLASVWHSEGKKVCIVDADKNRSALAYASRGNLPFPVFPVSSAAKASRSSEIVITDGQASSDQEELKHLAYGSDLVILPTTAKARSVELTVELANLLSNLKVNHAVVIVKVDFRQQKAAQQAKAALENFGLYVFDTFIPLLSAFDKAEASGNAVFEAVDDLGRSDPRRMTGWSAYCSIASQIPCLISKPSSDTNNLNNQQPISA, encoded by the coding sequence TTGTTCATTACCGTTTGCGGGCAAAAAGGGGGTGTGGCCAAGACCTGCACAAGTATTCACCTTGCTAGTGTTTGGCATTCTGAAGGTAAAAAAGTTTGCATTGTCGATGCCGACAAGAATAGATCTGCTTTAGCATACGCATCAAGAGGCAATCTTCCATTTCCAGTTTTTCCCGTCAGTTCAGCTGCTAAAGCATCAAGATCATCAGAAATTGTAATAACTGATGGCCAGGCTAGCAGTGATCAAGAAGAACTTAAACACTTAGCGTATGGTTCAGATTTAGTTATCTTACCTACAACTGCAAAAGCAAGATCAGTAGAATTAACTGTTGAACTAGCTAATTTATTAAGCAACTTAAAAGTTAACCATGCAGTAGTAATAGTAAAAGTTGATTTTAGACAGCAAAAAGCAGCGCAACAAGCCAAAGCTGCTCTAGAAAATTTTGGTTTGTATGTTTTTGATACATTTATACCCTTACTTTCAGCATTTGATAAAGCAGAAGCCTCGGGCAATGCTGTATTTGAAGCTGTAGACGATTTAGGTAGATCAGATCCTCGTCGAATGACGGGCTGGTCTGCTTATTGTTCAATTGCCTCACAAATTCCATGCCTGATTTCGAAGCCCTCATCCGACACCAACAACTTAAACAACCAACAACCAATCAGCGCTTAA
- the coaE gene encoding dephospho-CoA kinase (Dephospho-CoA kinase (CoaE) performs the final step in coenzyme A biosynthesis.), whose amino-acid sequence MDIVQKSKNNQRRIGLTGGIASGKTTITNYIRKHKNIPILDADHLSRELIKPNTYGYKKILDYFGNKIIDNKNNSEREINRKLLRNIIFKHSESKEWIEKLLHPLIKEKMIEECSQYTNNQTILLVIPLLFEAKFEDICTEIWLVQCPKELQKNRLITRDKISEKEAYELINFQLSFEEKRKFSDIILDNSDNQNKWVNTIKDLL is encoded by the coding sequence ATGGATATTGTTCAAAAATCAAAAAACAACCAAAGAAGGATTGGTTTGACAGGAGGTATTGCAAGTGGGAAGACAACCATAACTAATTACATTAGAAAACATAAAAACATACCAATATTAGATGCAGATCATTTATCAAGAGAATTAATCAAACCAAACACATATGGATATAAGAAAATTTTAGATTATTTTGGAAATAAAATTATTGATAATAAGAACAATTCAGAAAGAGAAATAAACAGAAAACTTTTAAGGAACATTATTTTTAAACATTCAGAAAGCAAGGAATGGATTGAAAAACTGCTTCACCCCTTAATTAAAGAAAAAATGATAGAAGAATGCAGTCAATACACAAATAATCAAACTATATTATTGGTTATTCCATTATTGTTTGAAGCAAAATTTGAAGATATTTGCACTGAAATATGGTTAGTTCAATGTCCTAAAGAACTACAAAAAAACAGACTTATCACAAGAGATAAAATTAGCGAAAAAGAGGCATACGAATTGATCAATTTTCAATTAAGTTTTGAAGAAAAAAGAAAATTTTCAGATATTATTTTAGATAATTCGGATAATCAAAATAAATGGGTCAATACGATAAAAGATCTTCTTTAA
- a CDS encoding DUF883 C-terminal domain-containing protein codes for METYHPPKEVEETEDKSDLPEKEVILEKWLLEKIDSLIPLIKEKWPNIAQQTLEATKGSIDDLVEVIATHSGTSAIGIKSQLFEIIDSIRENNWEISEKIEPIESQLEELLEELNNTLRPKIESPIRKKPLLSIAIAAGIGLLIGSLLNSGRK; via the coding sequence ATGGAGACTTACCATCCTCCCAAAGAAGTAGAAGAAACAGAAGATAAATCTGATCTTCCTGAAAAAGAAGTTATCTTGGAAAAATGGTTACTTGAAAAAATTGACAGTTTAATACCTTTAATAAAAGAAAAATGGCCTAACATTGCACAACAAACCCTTGAAGCCACAAAAGGGAGTATTGATGATTTAGTTGAAGTAATAGCTACCCATAGTGGAACCTCAGCAATTGGAATAAAAAGCCAACTATTTGAAATCATTGATTCAATAAGAGAAAACAATTGGGAAATATCAGAAAAAATTGAGCCTATTGAAAGTCAATTAGAAGAATTATTAGAAGAGCTTAATAATACACTTAGACCAAAAATAGAAAGTCCAATAAGAAAAAAACCACTATTATCTATTGCTATTGCAGCTGGTATTGGTTTACTAATAGGAAGTCTCCTAAACAGTGGCAGAAAATAA